Proteins from a single region of Primulina tabacum isolate GXHZ01 chromosome 5, ASM2559414v2, whole genome shotgun sequence:
- the LOC142546844 gene encoding ubiquitin-conjugating enzyme E2 28-like, protein MASKRILKELKDLQKDPPTSCSAGPVDEDVFHWQATIMGPQDSPYAGGVFLVTIHFPPDYPFKPPKVAFRTKVFHPNINSNGSICLDILKEQWSPALTISKVLLSICSLLTDPNPDDPLVPEIAHIYKTDRTKYEQTARSWTQKYAMG, encoded by the exons ATGGCATCGAAACGGATCTTGAAGGAGCTCAAGGATCTCCAGAAAGATCCTCCTACTTCTTGCAGCGCCG GACCTGTTGATGAAGATGTGTTCCACTGGCAAGCAACGATAATGGGTCCCCAGGATAGTCCTTATGCAGGAGGGGTCTTTTTAGTTACTATTCATTTCCCCCCTGATTACCCATTCAAACCTCCGAAG GTTGCTTTCAGGACAAAAGTTTTTCACCCCAATATAAATAGCAATGGCAGTATATGCCTTGATATCTTGAAGGAGCAGTGGAGCCCTGCATTAACTATTTCTAAG GTGCTCCTCTCAATCTGTTCACTTTTAACGGACCCAAACCCTGATGATCCATTGGTGCCAGAAATCGCACATATTTACAAAACAGACAGAACCAAGTACGAGCAAACTGCTAGGAGCTGGACCCAGAAGTATGCTATGGGTTAG